GTAGAGTAACATTCCTTACTGTGTATGGAGAATGTGTAACACTTCCTTACACAATTTGCATGTGAGTGTATTTTCAACCTGCCTTTTCAAATAGCTATATTGTATTCCTACGTAACCTTATGTGCACTTGGAAGCATGCGCCACTAAACTTAATGGAGTCCGTTTTTAGCAATAATCCATTTTACTTTGTACTATTTAAACAGCTGCTTCAGTGTggattaaagccatttctgcccaatgttgtatatatgcaacagggatcaaatgtgtacacctgtgggctgggcaaaaatgggttaagtaaccCTGAATAAGGGAATATGGAGGCCCCTGTCATTTAGAAAGAACACTCTCTACAATTTTTTCTGTTTAGGTGGAGAGAAGTAGTTGTTTTGAACtcctactattattattattaattattattaacagtatttatatactgcttttcaactaaaagttcacaaagcggtttacagagaaaaatcatatagctaaatggctccctgtccctaaagggctcacaatctaaaaagatgcaaaggaataccagcaaacagccactagaacagacactgctggggtgaggtgggccagttactctccccctgctaaaaaaaaggagcacccacttgaaaaagtgcctcttacccaattagcagggtactACTCACCCTTGAATGGCTGAAACCACAAAGGGAATCTTGTGTGTGTATAGGCTTGAGCAGAAATTGGTTTTGTTGTTTCCATCAAAACCGCCTTTGCATCTGATATTGAATAGCTCAACACTATTTTAGATAATGAGACCACTTCCCCAGTATTAAATCTGTCCCTTAAAAGAGCCAGTACAGTTTCCTTTTCCTATGTAACATGGAGATATTCCAGCTTGACCTGTCTTTATTTTTAGCAGTTATGATAGACCAGCTGTGGAAGAAAGTTGAAGAATCTGAAATATACCAGATCTTAGTAACACAAGAAAACTACTTACTGTTCAATCCAGTAATTGGCACCAAACCTTTAAAAGACACTAATGGCAGCTATGGAGTAGAGTTGTACCCTAAAAATATGGGAGAAACAACCAAAGTGGCCACACTGACTTGTGTGGAAAATCATAGGATAGCTGGCTTCTGTGTGCATAGTGGTATTTGTATAAGTGCTATGGTCACTCTCTGTTAACTCTACAATGTGGAAATCATAGTCAAGAATGATAGATGTATGCAATGTTCAAAAAAATTACCTAGAAGCTCACTGGCCTTCTTTCAACTGTTCCTGCTATTTTGCAGGGAACTGATGAAATCCATTAGGCAGGGACATTTGCAAAGACTAAAAAGGGCATCTTTTGGAATCTGCCCACATAAAAAAAAACATCTGGCAAGGCACACTTGCTGTTAAAGAATGTACAAAACTGTGAGCTTGGAGGCTTTTCCAGCCTTTGTTACTCAAGGAACAGGAAGTCTCCCAGAGCACCTACCTGTGGGAGAGGAGAGAAAACAGCAGCCCAATACATCCTTTCTTTGACATGCAGTTGTTGAACTGTTCTGGTTAATGGCACATGGAAGAGTGATAGAAGACTGTAGGCTGAATGAAATATTTTACATGCAACTGAACTGCTGTCCATCTGAATTCACTGGACCTCATGAAGATGGTCAGCAAAAGGAGACTGCAAAGAGCAGTTTGTGGAagactttttcttttgtttccaaCTTGTCTCTGAACAGGTATTATTGACCTGTTGATACCTGTGTCATTTCTCTTACATTCTTCTCATTGCATAAAGGAAACAACCACAGGAAAGATCCGCAATCTTTCCCCCTGGGACACCTGGATGCTCTTTTCAAAGCAATCAGATAAAGGGGTGAACAGCAGAAGaagatgcaaaagcaaacctcAAAAGTCCAAGGTAAGCAATGCAAGCCTTACCCATTGGCAAAATGCCTCCAACCATCCAGCTGCTTTtcattaagctatttctgcccaatgttgtataaaCGCAAtatggatcaaatgtgtacatctgtgctgggcaggaatgggttaaaaaATGATGTTGAGGCACAGTTATTCATTTGCATATGATGTGTGGTTAGCCCCTTTAATGTGGCTTCTAATTGCTGTAATCATATATAGAAGGCACTTTTGCAAGCTGAAAAAGTCATATTCTTTTCCCTTCCTGTGCTGTAGGGATTTCTGGACCCTTGGCCAGCTGGTGAATTAAATGAGTAGCAAACTCCTGGCAGATAGCTGGAAGCAGCCCCAAAACATGAGCATTAATTGCAACAATCAGATAAAAGATCTGATATCTGAACTAAAATACTGTCATGTTTTTGGGTTCCAGTTGGGCATTCCAGGACCACCAGGGCCTGCTGGTCCTCCAGGACCCCCTGGAGCCATAATCACTCGGGAGGAACTGCTAAGGGAATTCCAACTGCTGCTTAAAGGTATGAAATGGAAAAGCACAGCTTACCAAGCAACCATACAATAGTTGGTAGAAGCCCATACATATAGAACAATGAATCAGgaagtggtgtcactggggggggAGTTACTGACCGCATCAGACGACACCCCCAGCAGGCtaacaccactagtggccaaaattttgaaaaccttTTGGACAATTTGTACTTTTATAAATAtgaatatcataagaacataagaacagtccggctaaaagcccatctagtccagcctcctgtatctcacagtggcccaccaaatgtcccagggagcacacaatacaacaagagacctgcatcatggtgccaaCCCTTGCATcaggtattctgaggtagcctacttctaaagtcaggaggttgcacatacccatcacagcttgtaaccagtgacggacttctcctccagaaatttgtccaacccccttttaaaggcattctggcaggatgccatcaccacatcctgtttcaCAATCTGTGGCAATCATAGTGTGTTACatcgttggaaaggtaatttcatgcagagtgtaaTGAAGCGAACTGTATTGAATTATCTATATTCTATTaacagttatggccaattaaccagaaaaagaagacagctgccttatgtaacaaaaagtggattttttaaactcaaaactgaccaatgagactgattgttccaagctAATGAGGTGTTACTATAACACAACAGAGAACCAATATGGTGTtactatgagtcagctcttaatTCCATGTAAAGCTAATACTAGAGaacttattcagttgtgtgagtcatcaagttggccaccgCTTctttgttggttattgatttgttgggtgacctgtaaaTAAATTacgttaatgggggttacacaaaccctagtgatgccactgcatttaggctgggtgtatgatactgtaatttattcagTATATTATGGTATTGGGAGGAGATACATCATGGAGTTGACACAATGAGCCCTTGCAGTTGGTGAACCCTAATGGAATCAGGCCTTTAATAATAGGTAATAAAATTGATATTGTTATCTTCATGTGCCTTCTCCGAGGCTCTAGTTTTGGACTTCTACCATCATGATACAGATATTCTTAAAACAGAGGATGAAATTTATGatcctttttttctttgccatCCATATGTCTCATGATTTTGGTTTTCTCTAAATCCCACCCAATGAACTTGCAATTAGCCTGGGATAGTGGGCAAAGTGGAGCATGCAATGTGAGAGTTAGAACGTTCTCAACAAAAAAAGGATATAGGGTAGAAAAATCCCAACAGAACTGTTGTCTTCCATTGTGGAATTCAAGCTACCAAGCTTGGGCTGTCCTATGTCTGCTTGTTCTATAGTGATATTTCATTATAATTTCAGAAGGTCATAGTATCAACACATAGGAACACTGAAGCCCAAATTAGAAGTTATGAGGATGTCACTGACCCATAAACTCCTAACAATGTCTAAAATACAGCATGTGCCATGGTATCATTGTGCTCAGACTTCCCATTAACAGCAGGCAGTGGTCAATGATCTGCAGTAGGGGCAGAGAACTTCCCCGACCCTCAGagtgccttctaagggcataaaaatgtcacttccagtttccttcatgaaaccagaagtgatgtttttttagCCCTCGGAGAACTTTACAAGGCTATTGGAGGGTCCGGAAGGCTGCAcaaggcttccccagccctcagaatatcTCTGGGGGAAAGGTCCTCAGGTGTGGACCTCAGATCAGTGCACAGGGGGTACCATGGGGGGTGTACTGTGGGGGGGGGCCATGCCAACCCTTCAAATCTGGCACATTTGTCCtccttgtcccccctcaggtacaccacAGGAAgtcagctacctcagaatgccaaatacaAGGGAATAGCAACAGGATGCCGGAGTCTTGTGTGCTACGAGGCAGCCAGTGGGCCACTGTAATGTTCTAGATGACCTCCAGGAACCCTACCAATTTTACCATTCCAACTTGGCAAAATAATTGGTAACAGACCTGGCAGTCATCTTGTGTGAACTGGCTTTACTATTGTTTGGACCTTAGCTTCCAGATACAGCATGTTTATGGTCACATGACTCTGTGTTCTGGTTGCTCAGGAATaatcaggaagcaggaaagaatTAATTTCAAAACCTGCGACAactgccaggaggaggaggagcaggaggaggatggggacAGTGAAGAAGAGAACTTCTTGGCCCAGATTACTGGTCCACTGCTAGAAAGCAAAGAGCAAGTGCAAGTAGCAGCAGCTTTCCACTGCCGGACGCGGAAGAACATTTCCATTGAACGACGATCACTTCAAGAACTTCAGCTCTATTACATAGTGAGTAGAGAAGGGAAAGGAAATAATCTCCAGCTGGTGCCACATCATTTTTCTCACAATAGCCAATGCCTACAAACCTACCATGGGGAAGATGGCCTTTATCTCAATGTCTCTAAAGGGAGACAACCAACCTTATGAATGCTGAGCTGAATCAACAAACCACTTCCCCATTGTTAAGCTTGCCATAGTTTGTTCTTTATCAGTGTGTCCCATTAAGTAACTCTCTTTTGGTCCATGATACCCCTGAGTATCTGGATCATGTTCCCTAAAGGGGCCTAGTTCAGACCTCTAGCCTCAAGCACCGTAGGGAAAGGTGGAAGGATTGTCTTAAGTATTCACTCTCCTTTATTCTCTTTATTCTTAGCCAAAAAAATGGGAAATGTTCCATCGCGGCATTGGGTTAAACCTTACCAGTGGACAATATGTTGCACCTGTCAGTGGCTACTACATCTTCACTGCCACACTGCAGATAGGTAAGTGCTCTAAGCTGGGTTCTTCAATAGATACTCAGAGGTCTGAGGCTGTCAGGTGATTTAAAGTTAAACCAGCAGTGCTTTCCAAGGCTTACCACACTAGGCcagattcctcctccccccccccccatttagaggAATGCAACTGGGCTCCAAAATAGAAAAGTGTTTAAAAAGTAAAACACCTGCTTGACTGCACACATTCTGGAAATACAAATCTAGAATGGTGAATTCTGGTATAAATTTCACTCCACTCTTGTGAAAATTTCTGATTTCTGACCTTGGACAGAACTCCAAGGTATGGGGAGAAATTCAgcagaggaaaattccattaaCATCCTTCATAGTGTCACAAAAAGAGGGGCTGCTTGACTAACAAATGCCTTGCTAGTGATCAAATTCTCCTGTCAACTTGTTCAAATGGAACTTTGTTACCCTTGAAAATACTTAGCAGAGATCAAATGGCCAGAAGGCCCAAAAGGTTATTTTAGTGCAGAGTGCAGCACTGCTGAGTTATGAAGTTTGGATGTGGCTTTTAGGCACTAAAGAAATTCATTTCTGGGAGTGCCATAACCCAGAGATGGAACCTGCATGCAAAAGACATGCTCTATCTTAACAATATTGAGTGAGATCAATTGATGGGCTggttcagtacaaggcagcttctcgTTTCTtgattaaggtcccaatcctatccaattttccaggcaTGCCAATGGGCATATGCTAAATCCTGCAGTGGCgagggcagtcagaggcctccttgcagctgcaccgatgctggaaagttggataggattgggccctaaagcagtaaAAGTAGTGTTCAGCTGCTGTGGATAAGAGTTTCCTTCCAGGAGCCCCCTGTGTGTTCCTGGCATGATTAGTTCCTGTGTGTTGCAGTTCCAGGGGATCATCCAAAGAAAAATCCAACACGGACCCGGGATCGCCTTCGCTTGCTAATCTGCATTGAGTCACTCTGCCACCAGAACATGTGAGTATGTATGGCAGAAGTACTCTAGCACAATAAAGATATCACCTATCTCAAGGAACAGAAGGTGGGATGCTGAACATTTTAACCTTCCAAGCAACTCTCTGAGGTTAAGTGACTTGTCCAAAGATTCCCTTGGAAGCTCACTAGTTGAGCAGGTGCACTCTCCTACTCTTCAGACCCTGTTGTGAAAGTATGAACACCTCTGACCCACAACTGCCTTCCACATCCCATTGTTCCTTCTTGCAATCTCAGATAACATGCCTGGCAGCACATCAGCCTAAGGACCTATTCCTCTATTAAGGTCCCTTATGAGAGCAGCTCACTAGGAGTTTATTCTGCAGCTGTTCCACACAGGTTCTCTCTGCAAGCCTTTTATCTGCCAAAGCAGTGCAATTCTCTGGAGCATCTTCACATTAGGAAATGTTTTCTGAAGACGCCCACGTGAGAATTGCTGTAGGCTCCAACATTGAGAATGATACTGTCTTTCATATTCCTTTTTTCAAACATGCTGGTTTGAGTATGCTGAGACCACTCAGTGGCACATTTAGGGAAAATGTTTTAAGAGCTCTTCCCCTCTTCACTTCAAGCTGTGCAAATGACCTTCACAATAGAGTAATACCTTCTTGAAACAGACATGCCTGGATACCTGGAGGAATGTAAAGAACACAGTGCAATGTTGGTTTCTCATTCACTCCATTCAGAATAAATGTCAACGACAACTGCCTCTGCTGTCATTCAGAGGTTATCTTGAAGACTTTCTGGGGTAAGATGTGCCAGAGGTCTATAGGGCACCCTTATAGCTTTGCCATTATTTGCTGTGCTTCAGTTATCTCCTTTGTCTTGTCTTTTGAGGTTGAACACTACGCATGTCTGTTGCATATCAGATTCTGAGAAGACAACTGGCacagacatgggcagcccaattctatcctccctgGTGCTGCTGGTTACAGTGGCGCCTAAATGGCTACTACTGTATCCAGCGGTGCCtgggaggctgccagaggtctccacGGGGGAATGGGAATTTCATCCCCTTCACCTAATG
This portion of the Tiliqua scincoides isolate rTilSci1 chromosome 3, rTilSci1.hap2, whole genome shotgun sequence genome encodes:
- the ERFE gene encoding erythroferrone isoform X1, which encodes MAPCPLRLLAMGLLAVAFCAGSMEDENHGSRRSQGKKSQWNNSPTGQRMGSFPLSSSNDLETTTGKIRNLSPWDTWMLFSKQSDKGVNSRRRCKSKPQKSKLGIPGPPGPAGPPGPPGAIITREELLREFQLLLKGIIRKQERINFKTCDNCQEEEEQEEDGDSEEENFLAQITGPLLESKEQVQVAAAFHCRTRKNISIERRSLQELQLYYIPKKWEMFHRGIGLNLTSGQYVAPVSGYYIFTATLQIVPGDHPKKNPTRTRDRLRLLICIESLCHQNISLETLSGWDGSNEHFTTSISGILFLLAGQYASVFVDNGTGSSLIIRSGSDFSAILLGI
- the ERFE gene encoding erythroferrone isoform X2, which codes for MAPCPLRLLAMGLLAVAFCAGSMEDENHGSRRSQGKKSQWNNSPTGQRMGSFPLSSSNDLETTTGKIRNLSPWDTWMLFSKQSDKGVNSRRRCKSKPQKSKLGIPGPPGPAGPPGPPGAIITREELLREFQLLLKGIIRKQERINFKTCDNCQEEEEQEEDGDSEEENFLAQITGPLLESKEQVQVAAAFHCRTRKNISIERRSLQELQLYYIPKKWEMFHRGIGLNLTSGQYVAPVSGYYIFTATLQIVPGDHPKKNPTRTRDRLRLLICIESLCHQNISLETLSGWDGSNEHFTTSISGILFLLTMELALPSSSEVDQTLVLSSWASE